Within Sulfurimonas sp. hsl 1-7, the genomic segment GTGTTGGTAAAACAGTTATTATCATGGAGCTTATTCACAATGTTGCTCATGGTCACGACGGTTTATCAGTATTCGCTGGTGTTGGTGAAAGAACACGTGAAGGTAATGACCTTTACTACGAGATGAAAGAATCGAACGTACTTGACAAAGTTGCACTGTGCTACGGTCAAATGAGTGAACCACCAGGAGCACGTAACCGTATCGCTCTTACTGGTCTTACTATGGCTGAGTATTTCCGTGATGAGAAGAAACTTGATGTACTTATGTTCATCGATAACATCTTCCGTTTTGCTCAATCAGGTTCAGAGATGTCTGCACTTCTTGGACGTATCCCTTCAGCTGTTGGTTACCAACCAACTCTTGCTCGTGAAATGGGTGCTTTACAAGATCGTATTACATCAACTAAAAATGGTTCAATTACATCTGTTCAAGCTGTTTACGTACCGGCGGATGACTTAACTGACCCGGCTCCGGCTTCTGTTTTCGCTCACTTAGATGCAACAACAGTTCTTAACCGTAAAATTGCTGAAAAAGGTATCTATCCTGCAGTTGATCCACTAGATTCAACTTCAAGATTACTTGATCCACAAATTTTAGGTGAAGAGCACTATAACGTAGCTCGTGGTGTTCAACAAACACTTCAAAAATATAAAGACCTTCAAGATATCATTGCGATTCTTGGTATGGATGAGCTTTCTGAAGATGACAAAAATGTTGTTGAACGTGCTCGTAAAATTGAGAAATTCCTTTCTCAGCCTTTCTTCGTTGCAGAAGTATTTACAGGTGCTCCTGGTAAATATGTTTCTCTTGAAGATACTATTAAAGGTTTCAAAGGAATCTTAAACGGTGAGTACGATCATATGCCAGAGAACTCTTTCTATATGGTTGGTGGCATGGACGAAGCTATCGAGAAATACGAAAAAAGCAAATAAGCTTTTTTAATATAAAGGACTGTAATGGATAAGTTTAAACTTGAAATCCTAACGCCTAACGGTGAAATCTTTAACGGTGAAGCTGTTAGCGTAGTTCTTCCTGGTATAGAGGGAGAATTCGGTGTTTTAGCTGGCCATGCTGCACTAACAACATTGTTAGAAGCTGGTGTAGTTGATGTCGAAAAAGAGGATAAATCAGTCGAATCTATTGTTATTAACTGGGGCGTTGCTCATGTTAATGAAGAAAAAGTTGTTGTTTTAGTTGAAGGTGCTGCAGCTATTCGTGGTGAAAACGAATCTGAAATTGCTAATGCTATTGATGCAGCGAAAAAACTTATTAACGAAATTGCAGACTCTAGTGCTGCAATTGCTGCTGTATCAGCTAAAATTGAAACAGCTGCACAAAAGTTACTATAATAGATGATTAACAATATAATAGATTTTTATTTAAAATCTCATCCGGTTACTATTGGAGTACTCGCATTACTTGCAGTATATTTTATAGTTTTAAACTGGGTGTTTTTCTACCGCTATTTTTCTCTTAACACGTGGCTAAAAAATGAAAGTGCTTCACTTGAAGCACTTTTACTTGGTGCCACAAGAGTAAATGAGAACTCTTTTTTAAATAACTTTGTGAAATCAAGTAATTTTATTTCAAAAGA encodes:
- the atpD gene encoding F0F1 ATP synthase subunit beta; this encodes MIGKISQVMGPVVDVDFDGYLPVINEAIEVNVTVEGSEHKLVLEVAAHLGDGRVRTIAMDMSEGLVRGMDAKATGAPIKVPVGEKVLGRIFNVVGDTIDGGEQVEGAPEWSIHRAPPPLVDQSTTTEMFETGIKVVDLLAPYAKGGKVGLFGGAGVGKTVIIMELIHNVAHGHDGLSVFAGVGERTREGNDLYYEMKESNVLDKVALCYGQMSEPPGARNRIALTGLTMAEYFRDEKKLDVLMFIDNIFRFAQSGSEMSALLGRIPSAVGYQPTLAREMGALQDRITSTKNGSITSVQAVYVPADDLTDPAPASVFAHLDATTVLNRKIAEKGIYPAVDPLDSTSRLLDPQILGEEHYNVARGVQQTLQKYKDLQDIIAILGMDELSEDDKNVVERARKIEKFLSQPFFVAEVFTGAPGKYVSLEDTIKGFKGILNGEYDHMPENSFYMVGGMDEAIEKYEKSK
- the atpC gene encoding ATP synthase F1 subunit epsilon, producing the protein MDKFKLEILTPNGEIFNGEAVSVVLPGIEGEFGVLAGHAALTTLLEAGVVDVEKEDKSVESIVINWGVAHVNEEKVVVLVEGAAAIRGENESEIANAIDAAKKLINEIADSSAAIAAVSAKIETAAQKLL